In the Populus trichocarpa isolate Nisqually-1 chromosome 1, P.trichocarpa_v4.1, whole genome shotgun sequence genome, one interval contains:
- the LOC7467706 gene encoding glutathione hydrolase 1 translates to MASASFLLLWTTLAFLFSSPLLPTLGLGNLGGPTHQRHDVVASHGVVATDDGRCSRIGMDALREGGHAVDAAVAASLCLGVVGLASSGMGGGSFMLILLASGEAQAFDMRETAPMKASEDMYAGNATKKARGALSIAVPGELAGLHRAWRKYGRLPWKRLVRPAEQLACKGFKISPYLHMQMVKTESGILADKGLRDLLTSNGKLLQPGNICHNKKLAHTLRKISKHGIEAFYNGSIGSKLVKDIQKAGGILTREDLRRYQVKMRDPIVADILGFKILGMPPPSSGGASMMLILNILAQYGAPSGISGPLGIHREIEALKHAFAVRMNLGDPDFINVTEVVSDMLSPKFAEMLKKTIYDNMTFDPRHYGGRWNQIHDHGTSHISVVDIERNAVSMTNTVNAYFGSNILSPSTGILLNNEMDEFSIPMNNGDVPPPAPPNSIRPGKRPLSSMTPTIILKDEKLKAVVGASGGAMIIAGTTEVILNHLRGMDPLHSVLAPRVYHQLIPNVVQYENWTTPYGEHYEVPANVRTFLRKRGHVLQSLAGGSICQFIFVDAETSRKNKGRGELVGVSDPRKGGFPAGY, encoded by the exons ATGGCATCTGCAT cttttctcttattatggACGACTCTTGCATTTCTCTTCAGTTCACCACTGCTGCCTACTTTGGGTCTTGGCAATCTGGGTGGCCCAACCCATCAAAGACATGATGTTGTGGCAAGCCATGGTGTTGTTGCTACTGATGATGGCAGATGTTCCAGAATTGGGATGGATGCTCTTCGTGAAGGTGGTCATGCAGTTGATGCTGCTGTCGCCGCATCTCTTTGCTTGGGAGTCGTGGGACTAGCGTCAAGTGGTATGGGGGGAGGATCCTTTATGTTGATCTTGCTAGCTAGCGGAGAGGCACAAGCCTTTGATATGAGAGAAACTGCCCCTATGAAAGCTTCCGAG GATATGTATGCTGGCAATGCTACTAAAAAAGCTAGAGGTGCGCTCTCAATAGCAGTTCCAGGGGAACTTGCTGGTCTTCACAGAGCTTGGAGAAAGTATGGAAGGCTTCCATGGAAAAGGCTTGTAAGGCCAGCTGAGCAGCTTGCTTGCAAAGGATTCAAAATTTCACCGTACCTTCATATGCAGATGGTCAAAACAGAATCAGGGATTCTGGCTGACAAGGGGCTTCGAGACTTGCTTACATCCAATGGCAAACTTTTGCAACCAGGAAATATCTGCCACAACAAGAAACTAGCACACACACTCAGAAAGATATCAAAGCATGGCATAGAGGCCTTCTATAACGGATCAATAGGATCCAAATTGGTTAAGGATATCCAGAAGGCTGGAGGGATCTTGACAAGAGAGGATTTGCGGAGATATCAAGTTAAAATGCGAGATCCAATCGTTGCTGATATTCTAGGCTTCAAAATACTTGGAATGCCCCCTCCTTCTTCTGGGGGTGCTTCAATGATGCTC ATTTTGAACATTCTTGCCCAATACGGAGCCCCTTCTGGCATTTCGGGCCCTCTTGGGATCCATCGAGAAATTGAAGCTCTAAAACATGCATTCGCTGTTAGAATGAATCTTGGTGACCCTGATTTTATCAATGTCACTGAAGTCGTATCCGACATGCTGTCTCCCAAATTTGCTGAAATGTTAAAGAAAACCATATATGACAATATGACTTTTGATCCTCGTCATTATGGTGGCAG GTGGAACCAGATCCATGATCACGGCACCAGTCATATTTCAGTTGTAGATATTGAACGAAATGCTGTCTCCATGACCAATACTGTGAACGCATATTTTGGTTCGAATATACTGTCTCCGAGTACGGGAATACTCCTAAACAATGAAATGGATGAGTTCTCCATCCCCATGAACAATGGAGACGTTCCACCTCCAGCACCTCCCAATTCCATCCGCCCAGGGAAGAGGCCATTATCATCCATGACGCCTACTATCATTTTGAAG GATGAGAAACTGAAAGCCGTGGTAGGTGCAAGTGGAGGAGCCATGATCATTGCTGGGACTACAGAGGTTATCTTAAATCATTTGAGGGGCATGGATCCACTCCATTCTGTGCTTGCTCCAAGAGTTTATCATCAG CTGATACCTAACGTGGTGCAGTATGAGAATTGGACGACACCATATGGTGAACACTATGAAGTTCCTGCTAATGTCAGAACATTCCTTCGTAAACGGGGCCATGTCCTACAGAGCCTTGCTGGTGGGAGTATTTGTCAATTCATTTTTGTTGATGCAGAAACTAGCAGGAAAAATAAAGGTAGGGGTGAGCTAGTGGGTGTCAGCGACCCTAGAAAAGGAGGTTTTCCTGCTGGCTATTAA
- the LOC7467705 gene encoding uncharacterized protein LOC7467705, producing the protein MTVFSGKQVVPVDYESEVSQRLLEASLSGDLKSALECIADPFIDVNYIGAVCLKSRKSEVVLNDESASEVSVDYQELKTDVTALFLAVHAGNVALVKKLLSAGADVNQKLFRGFAITAAVREGHREILEILLKAGASQPACEEALLEAGFHGRASLAELLMGSDLIRPRVAVHVLVTACCRGFADVVGTLLECGVDVDETDRMMLLSSKPSLHANVDCNAIVAAVVSRQVPVVHLLLKAGAKTDFKVRLGAWSWDATTGEEFRVGAGLAEPYAITWCAVEYFEITGTILRMLLQHLSPDTPHHGRTLLHHAILCGNAAAVNVLLSSGANVEASVKTQKTEFRPVHMAARLGSSKTLQCLIDSGCDINSRTDSGDTALMICAKYKQEECLRILAMAGADFGLVNTAGQSATSFAGSNQWSLGFQQIIFEVIRAGKIPKSSTASVFSSLIFVAQAGDIEALKALIKWGEVDIDYQDDNGFSAVMFAALNGHVEVFRLLVYAGADVKLCNKAGETAITLSELNENHDLFEKVMLEFALQMGNRNAGGFYALHCAARRGDVDAVKLLISRGYDVNVPDGDGYTPLMLAAREGHGSMCELLISHGAQCEIKNARGETALSLARRYVGIKNEAEQVILDELACKLVLGGSQVMKHTKRGSGVPHGKEIKMIGEAGVLRWGKSSRRNVICREAEAGPSPTFRRNRRSRGDADVPGLFRVLTTKNKEVHFVCDGGLEMAELWVRGIQLVSRKAICG; encoded by the exons ATGACTGTCTTCTCCGGCAAGCAGGTAGTCCCGGTGGACTACGAGTCGGAAGTCTCACAACGGCTTCTAGAAGCATCACTCTCCGGTGATCTGAAATCGGCCTTAGAGTGCATCGCCGATCCGTTTATTGATGTGAACTACATTGGAGCTGTTTGTTTGAAGAGTAGAAAGAGTGAGGTTGTTTTAAACGATGAGTCAGCCAGTGAAGTCTCTGTTGATTATCAAGAGTTAAAGACTGATGTTACTGCGTTGTTTCTCGCTGTTCATGCTGGAAATGTTGCTCTCGTCAAGAAATTGCTG AGTGCTGGCGCTGATGTCAACCAGAAACTCTTCAGAGGTTTTGCAATTACAGCAGCAGTGAGGGAGGGCCACCGAGAGATTCTGGAGATCTTGCTTAAAGCCGGGGCATCTCAGCCGGCTTGTGAGGAGGCTCTGCTTGAAGCGGGCTTCCATGGGCGAGCTAGCCTTGCAGAACTGCTCATGGGTTCTGATTTGATTCGGCCCCGTGTTGCTGTGCATGTTCTTGTCACCGCATGCTGCAGGGGGTTTGCAGATGTGGTGGGCACTCTACTGGAG TGTGGTGTTGATGTTGATGAAACGGATAGAATGATGCTGTTGTCATCTAAGCCTTCTCTGCATGCAAATGTTGACTGTAATGCAATTGTTGCTGCAGTAGTTAGTCGGCAGGTTCCAGTTGTCCATTTGCTTCTCAAG GCCGGTGCAAAGACAGATTTCAAAGTTAGACTGGGAGCATGGTCGTGGGATGCAACTACAGGAGAAGAGTTTCGAGTGGGTGCTGGACTTGCAGAGCCATATGCCATCACCTGGTGTGCGGTGGAGTATTTTGAAATCACTGGCACTATCTTGCGAATGCTCCTCCAGCATCTTTCTCCTGACACTCCTCACCATGGAAGAACTCTCCTCCACCATGCCATTCTCTGTGGAAATGCTGCCGCCGTCAATGTGCTCTTAAGCAGCGGAGCCAATGTAGAGGCCTCTGTTAAAACCCAGAAAACAGAGTTCCGACCAGTACATATGGCTGCCCGTTTAGGCTCATCTAAAACCCTCCAATGCCTCATTGACTCAGGCTGTGATATAAACTCGAGGACTGATTCTGGAGACACTGCTTTAATGATATGCGCCAAATACAAGCAAGAAGAGTGTCTGAGAATACTGGCTATGGCCGGTGCTGATTTTGGCTTAGTTAATACTGCTGGCCAATCTGCAACTTCATTCGCTGGTTCAAACCAGTGGTCTCTTGGTTTCCagcaaataatttttgaagttatTAGGGCTGGAAAGATTCCCAAATCCAGCACTGCTTCTGTTTTCTCTTCACTAATCTTTGTAGCTCAAGCTGGTGATATAGAAGCCTTGAAAGCACTCATCAAGTGGGGAGAAGTTGATATTGATTATCAGGATGATAATGGTTTCTCAGCAGTCATGTTTGCAGCTTTGAATGGTCATGTTGAAGTATTTCGACTGCTGGTCTATGCCGGGGCTGATGTAAAGCTTTGTAACAAAGCTGGCGAAACTGCAATCACCCTTTCTGAACTGAATGAGAATCATGATCTGTTTGAGAAGGTGATGCTTGAATTTGCTCTTCAAATGGGCAACCGCAATGCTGGAGGATTCTATGCATTGCACTGCGCAGCGCGTCGTGGGGACGTGGATGCAGTCAAATTATTGATAAGTAGAGGTTATGATGTAAATGTCCCTGATGGGGATGGCTACACTCCTCTCATGTTGGCTGCTAGAGAGGGCCACGGGTCCATGTGCGAGCTCTTGATCTCACACGGGGCTCAATGTGAAATCAAGAACGCTAGAGGTGAAACAGCACTCTCACTTGCAAGGAGATATGTTGGTATAAAAAATGAAGCAGAACAAGTAATACTAGACGAGCTCGCTTGCAAGCTGGTGTTAGGTGGTTCACAGGTAATGAAACACACCAAGCGAGGGAGTGGTGTTCCGCATGGAAAGGAGATAAAAATGATCGGAGAAGCTGGCGTGCTTAGATGGGGAAAATCAAGTAGGAGAAATGTAATATGCAGGGAAGCAGAAGCGGGGCCAAGCCCAACCTTTCGAAGGAATAGGCGGAGTAGGGGTGATGCTGATGTTCCTGGTCTGTTTCGGGTTTTGACTACTAAGAACAAGGAGGTGCACTTCGTATGTGATGGTGGGCTGGAGATGGCTGAGCTCTGGGTCAGGGGAATACAACTCGTGTCAAGGAAGGCTATCTGCGGTTAA
- the LOC7456221 gene encoding protoporphyrinogen oxidase 2, which produces MTAAAKDDDFGSKQSKNVAVIGAGVSGLAAAYKLKSNGVKVTVFEAEGRAGGKLRSVSHHDLVWDEGANTMTESEVEVKSLLDDLGLREKQQFPIAQNKRYIVRNGMPVLIPTNPVALIKSNFLSAQSKLQIILEPFLWKKNESSKVSDADIQESVGEFFQRHFGKEVVDYLIDPFVAGTSAGDPESLSARHNFPDLWNLEKRFGSIIAGAVKAKLSAKKEKNGEKKGSSEKKKRQHGSFSFLGGMQTLTDTLCTELGKDGVKLESKVLSLSYSYDGKSTFENWSVSYASKGGKHAQASSYDAVIMTAPLCNVKEININKGRNRFSLDFLPQMSYMPLSVIITTFKKEDVKRPLEGFGVLVPSKEQQNGLKTLGTLFSSMMFPDRAPKDSYLYTTFVGGSRNKELAKASTDDLKAIVTSDLRQLLGVEGEPKFVNHYYWSKAFPLYGKNYDLVLEGIERMEKNLPGFFYAGNHRGGLSVGKAIASGCKAADLVISHLNSSADDKMLKKGSQS; this is translated from the exons ATGACTGCAGCTGCCAAAGACGACGATTTTGGCAGTAAGCAAAGTAAAAATGTAGCTGTTATAGGTGCAGGCGTTAG tGGGCTTGCTGCTGCATACAAGCTGAAATCAAATGGGGTGAAAGTGACAGTCTTTGAAGCTGAAGGAAGAGCTGGAGGCAAATTAAGAAGTGTTTCCCATCATGATCTTGTTTGGGATGAAGGAGCTAATACCATG ACTGAGAGTGAAGTGGAGGTCAAAAGCTTACTTGATGATCTTGGGCTTAGAGAGAAGCAACAATTT CCAATTGCACAGAACAAACGGTATATTGTGAGGAATGGAATGCCTGTACTG ATACCAACAAATCCAGTTGCACTGATCAAGAGCAACTTTCTCTCGGCGCAATCAAAG TTGCAAATTATTTTGGAGCCATTCttatggaagaaaaatgagTCCTCAAAAGTGTCTGACGCTGATATACAAGAAAG TGTTGGTGAGTTCTTTCAGCGACATTTTGGGAAAGAG GTTGTTGATTATCTTATCGATCCTTTTGTTGCTGGCACAAGTGCTGGAGATCCTGAATCTCTTTCT GCACGCCACAATTTTCCAGACCTGTGGAATCTAGAGAAGCG GTTTGGTTCTATCATAGCTGGGGCAGTTAAAGCCAAGCTATCTgccaaaaaagagaagaatggagaaaaaaaaggttcttcGGAAAAAAAGAAACGTCAACatggttcattttcttttctaggtGGAATGCAG ACACTCACTGATACGCTGTGCACAGAGCTTGGGAAAGATGGAGTTAAACTAGAATCAAAGGTCTTGTCATTGTCTTACAGTTATGATGGCAAGTCAACTTTTGAGAACTGGTCAGTTTCATATGCTTCTAAGGGTGGCAAGCATGCACAAGCATCATCTTATGATGCTGTCATCATGACG GCACCATTGTGCAATgttaaagaaattaatattaataaaggcAGAAATCGCTTCTCGCTGGACTTTCTTCCCCAG ATGAGTTACATGCCACTTTCAGTCATAATTACTACCTTTAAGAAAGAGGACGTCAAGAGGCCTCTAGAAGGATTTGGAGTTCTTGTTCCTTCTAAGGAGCAACAAAATGGTTTAAAAACTCTTG GTACACTCTTCTCATCTATGATGTTTCCAGATCGTGCACCCAAGGACTCGTATCTCTATACCACCTTTGTTGGTGGGAGCCGAAACAAGGAACTAGCAAAAGCTTCAAC ggaTGATTTGAAAGCGATTGTTACTTCTGATCTTAGACAGCTGTTAGGGGTGGAGGGAGAGCCGAAATTTGTGAA TCATTACTACTGGAGTAAAGCATTTCCTTTGTATGGAAAGAACTATGATTTAGTGTTAGAAGGAATTGAGAGAATGGAGAAAAATCTTCCTGGATTTTTCTACGCAG GTAACCACAGAGGTGGATTGTCCGTGGGCAAAGCAATAGCCTCTGGATGCAAAGCAGCTGATCTTGTGATCTCCCATTTGAATTCTTCGGCTGATGACAAGATGCTGAAGAAAGGATCACAATCGTAG
- the LOC7467707 gene encoding probable inactive leucine-rich repeat receptor-like protein kinase At3g03770 gives MGWSSWLLFVYLSWSFFISSTHESQTYQLQLLLQLRKHLEHPPQLDILEGYNGDLCNLSSSPNLGIVCLENTVTELKIMGDKLVKVSNDFNGFAIPNQTLSESFSIDSFVTTLTRLTSLKVLRLVSLGIWGPLPDKIHRLYSLEVLDLCSNFFFGSVPPQLSRLVKLNSLTLDGNYFNGSVPDWLDSLSNLTILSLKSNRFNGQFPSSICRIITLTDIALSHNHLTGKLPDLSTLSSLHMLDLRENKLDSDLPGMPKELITVLLSNNSFSGKIPGQFGQLNQLQHLDLSLNHLSGTPPSSMFSLPNISYLNLASNMLSGSLPNHLLCGSKLGFVDLSSNKLIGGLPSCLGSMLDKRVVKFGGNCLSVDSQNQHQESYCNVANEEGKQSRCRAVGILVAAIGGAVLVISLLALLVVFLRRRYRSRRTFKQNIISKVEQDNIPTGVSSEVLANARFISEAAKLGTQGAPACRVFTLEELKEATNNFDSSSFMGEGSIGKIYKGRLENGTCVAIRSLSLLKKHSIQNLKVRLDLLSKLHHSHLVGLLGHCVDSGLQNDSSSTKVFLVYEYLPNGNYRTHLSEMCPEKALGWPERLAILIGVAKAVHFLHTGVIPGAFNNRLKTDNILLDEHRIAKLSDYGMSIITDEIEKPEAKGDVLKSSHKINLEDDVYNFGFILLESLVGPIVTGKGEAFLLNEMASFGSQDGRRKIVDPIVLTTCSQESLSILVSITSKCISPEPSTRPSFEDVLWNLQYAAQVQAMADADQ, from the exons ATGGGGTGGTCAAGCTGGCTTCTTTTTGTCTATCTTTCATGGAGTTTCTTTATTTCAAGTACTCATGAGTCACAAACTTATCAGCTACAGCTTCTTCTGCAACTAAGGAAGCATTTAGAGCATCCTCCCCAATTGGATATTTTGGAAGGCTACAATGGAGACCTTTGTAACTTGTCTTCAAGTCCAAATCTGGGAATTGTTTGCCTGGAAAATACTGTCACTGAACTCAAAATTATGGGAGACAAGCTTGTCAAGGTTAGTAATGACTTCAATGGATTTGCAATTCCTAATCAGACTTTATCTGAAAGTTTCTCAATTGATTCTTTTGTTACTACACTGACAAGGTTAACTAGCTTGAAAGTTCTTAGGTTAGTGTCTTTGGGGATTTGGGGACCACTTCCTGATAAGATTCACAGGTTGTATTCACTTGAAGTTTTGGActtgtgctcaaattttttttttggttcagttCCACCCCAGCTATCAAGACTGGTTAAGCTTAATTCTCTAACTTTAGATGGCAATTACTTCAATGGAAGTGTCCCTGATTGGCTGGATTCATTGTCAAATCTCACCATTTTGAGCTTGAAGAGTAACAGGTTTAATGGTCAGTTTCCTTCTTCAATATGCAGAATCATAACGCTAACTGATATTGCCTTGTCTCACAATCATCTTACTGGTAAATTGCCTGATTTGAGCACCTTAAGTAGCCTACATATGTTGGATTTAAGAGAGAACAAGTTAGATTCTGACCTACCTGGAATGCCAAAAGAGTTGATTACAGTTCTCCTAAGCAATAACTCCTTCTCGGGAAAAATTCCTGGGCAATTTGGTCAGCTGAATCAGCTTCAACACCTTGATTTGTCTTTAAATCATCTCAGCGGAACACCTCCCTCTTCCATGTTCTCTCTGCCGAACATCAGTTACTTGAATTTAGCATCAAATATGCTGAGTGGGTCACTTCCAAATCATCTTCTTTGTGGCAGCAAACTTGGGTTTGTCGATCTTTCTTCAAACAAGTTAATCGGTGGACTTCCCTCTTGCTTGGGAAGCATGCTAGATAAGAGAGTCGTTAAGTTCGGAGGGAATTGCTTATCCGTTGATTCCCAAAACCAGCATCAGGAGTCGTACTGTAATGTGGCTAATGAGGAGGGGAAACAATCAAGATGCAGAGCAGTAGGAATATTAGTTGCTGCCATTGGTGGAGCTGTTCTTGTTATCAGTCTTTTGGCATTGTTGGTTGTCTTTTTGCGCAGAAGATACCGTTCTAGAAGGACATTCAAGCAGAATATAATTTCCAAGGTTGAACAAGATAACATACCAACTGGGGTTTCTTCTGAAGTCCTAGCAAATGCCA GATTCATTTCTGAAGCAGCCAAGCTAGGGACACAAGGAGCCCCAGCATGCCGTGTATTTACCTTGGAAGAGTTAAAGGAAGCCACAAACAACTTTGATTCATCGTCATTTATGGGAGAAGGCTCAATTGGGAAG ATTTACAAAGGGAGATTGGAGAACGGAACCTGTGTTGCTATACGATCACTGTCTTTGTTGAAGAAGCATTCAATTCAAAATCTCAAGGTTCGCCTGGATTTGCTTTCAAAGCTGCACCATTCACATTTGGTTGGTCTGTTGGGTCATTGCGTTGACAGTGGCCTGCAAAATGATTCTAGTAGCACCAAAGTCTTCCTTGTTTATGAATATTTGCCCAATGGAAACTATCGTACTCATCTTTCAG AAATGTGCCCAGAGAAAGCCCTTGGGTGGCCAGAAAGATTGGCAATTCTTATTGGTGTTGCCAAGGCTGTGCATTTTCTACATACCGGGGTGATTCCTGGTGCTTTTAACAATAGACTGAAAACAGATAATATATTGCTTGATGAGCATCGGATTGCGAAGCTAAGTGACTATGGAATGTCCATCATCacagatgagattgaaaaaccTGAG GCAAAGGGAGATGTCCTGAAATCAAG TCACAAGATAAACTTAGAGGATGATGTCTACAACTTTGGGTTCATACTGCTTGAATCACTCGTTGGGCCTATAGTAACCGGGAAAGGAGAAGCATTTCTGCTAAATGAAATG GCATCCTTTGGAAGCCAGGATGGTCGAAGAAAAATTGTGGATCCAATTGTCTTAACTACTTGCTCACAGGAGTCATTATCAATTTTGGTTTCCATCACGAGTAAATGCATATCTCCTGAACCATCAACTCGTCCATCCTTCGAGGATGTCCTCTGGAACTTACAGTACGCAGCTCAAGTCCAAGCCATGGCTGATGCTGATCAGTAA